CGCTAATCCTGTGTGGTTCTAGCAAGTCTTTGTAATTTACTTGCAAGTGCTTTTCAAACCTTAGCGGGATTGAAGCTCTAGCAAAGCTTTCTTTTTCACTCTCATTTAGCATAGTATTTTCAAAGAGTGTGATTTTATCCATGATTTTCTCTTTGGCTTTTACTATGTTATCAACTGCATTTTTAACTTCGTTTTCTTTATCGCCTATGTGCTTAATATCGTAAGATTCAAAGACACTATCAGCGACAACTAAGCCATTAGCACAAACAAATCTATAAATACCTGCGCTTATGCTAAACTTCTTACTTCTATCGTGTGAGTTAAATAGAAGTAGTTCTAATACATTTTGCCCAGGATTTAAAAAATCATCAAGCTGTCTAAAGCGAACACAGTGTTGTTGAAAACCCTCTTTGGCTTCGTCGCGAACACTTGATTCACTCGCGCTTACTGGATACCAGCCATAGCTACGGATCTCATCAACTACTGAGATTGTAGAGATGAAATGGTATTTATCACTTGCTTCAAAGCAAGGCTCAGCTGTAAATAAAGATGGTGCTAGTTTTTCTAGCTCTTGGTTAGTTAATGGTTGTATTATCATTTTTACTCCTTATCTTGTGGTATGTTGTCTTTGATTGCGCCCATTATCGCAATTAAGATTGAAAGAACTGCTGTCATTTTATGCTCCTAGATTGTATGGTTTAAAACTTGGATTGTTGAATGGGCGAAGTAGCCCAAAACCTTTAAGCTTACGCTGGATGCCTATGAGATTTGAAATAGCTTTAAAATTCATATCTATCCCTCTTTTTGCTACCAAAAAGCCACTCAATTAGTCTTTGAAACCAAGACTTTTTGTAATATCGTGGAATTTTCATTTTTACTCCTTGAAGTAGTTTATTTTTACAATGCTAACACCTTGCTAGCATTGCTCGTTTTTATAATATGTGGTTGAAAAAAATTGGAAATCAAAAAGCACTATCCACTTATAGCCCTGTGCTATAAGTGGAGAAAATTTTACATCTTTGTTAGTGCTATTAGAAAGTATAGTAATTTTATAAGTATTAGATTTTTTGTTCAGATCAGAGGGTTATTTTAGAGCTGGTAAGGTATTCTTTTTTAAGAATAAAATCAGCACAGATCTGCTGATAAAATTCTTAGTGCCTACCTTAACCACTTCAATTTCTCTATTGTAAATTAACTTTTTTAGCATGTCAGATTTGATTAAACCCATGTCGTCAATTTCTTTTATGCTAAATAAAATTCCTTTTGGAAGTAGCTCGTCGTAGTTAGCAAAAATTTCCATTTCAAAATCCTAAAATTGTATTTTGTCATGGATAAGGGTAGCTGAAAATTTTTTATATAGCAGATGGTTTATTTCTTATATCTCGTATAAAATATTTTTTAGTAAATATAAGAAAAAAATTAAAATCTTAATATAATATTAATATAATTTTAATAAAAAAAGTAATTTTAATAAAATATATAAATTAAATAATTTTAGTTTTTTAGAATATTAGAATGCTGATATCGATATAAAAAAGTATTTTAAATACATTTTAGAAGTTTCCTATATTAAACTTAAAATAATAGCAATAAAAAATTTGATACATGCTCATGAATTATACTATAAGTTTGTTTCTATAAAAATATATGTATTATAGAAACATTATGGATACTTAATTTAGAATGCGATTAATTAGTGGTGTTATTTGTACCAAATAGGAAATATTTTATCCCACCTGAACCATTTTTAATATTAGATTTATGAAAAAATTCTTCATCATATTTTCTTAATTTAGCCATTAACCCTTTTGGATTATTGGATATTATAGTATCTGGATATAATGCATCAAAACATTTAATAAGATTCTTTTGTTTTATCCATTTTTTATCGTTAAAATCTTTTTCTAGTTCTATGTAGAGATCTTGTTTTAAGCCTTTAATAGGATGAAAATACAAAAAATCACCATTGATAATAGCTTTAGCAAAGCTTTCTATTCTATTTTGAGTAAGCAATAAAGTATTTTTTTTGCCTTCATCTTTATGGGGCAATACAAAAATTGCTGCAGAATTATTTACTTCATATGAACCCAAAAATAAAGAAAAATTTATTATATCCTCTCTTAAAAGATTAGAGACAATTCTTCTATCAAAATTAACCATTATTCCATCGTTAGATTTTGGATTAAAAGTTTTCATTTCTCCAATATTTGCTGGAGTATAAAATACAGCATAGTTATCTTCTTGCATTAAATCCATTAAGTACTCATTTTCTGCTAGAATTAATTTTATAGTTCTACTCATATTGCAGCTAATTCCATTTGTATCAACATACTGATCTAAACATAACAATTTTTTTAACAAAGTTCTAGTCTTAATATTTTCTATACTCTTTAAGCTTATATTTTTAAAAACATAGCATATTTTATTGTGTAATTTTGAAGCAATATCTTTTGATTTCAAAAAATCATCATCTATTTCCAAACAATAAGAATCTCCAAAAATCTCTTTTATTATATGTGTGTAAAAAAACTCTTTTCCAGATTGTTTAGAGCCTATTAAAAAGAAAGTTTTATCTCTACTGACTCCAAGATATAGAGTTTTTATCCATTCCATAATATAATAAAATTTACTAATATTATAACTAGAAATATAAAATAAATATTGTGCTATATGTGAAAGGTAAGAATAGTCGGTGTATTTAAACATAATATCATTTTCAAAACTTCTTTTATTATAAACAAAATGACTCTTGGGCACAAAAGTATTAATGTAGAACATATTTTTTCTATCTTGTCTTACATCTTGGATAAATTCTTCCTTTTTATCTGGTGCAAAAAATTCTCCAACTACTAATGGTAAATCTGATGTGTATAATTTTAGATTGGCAATCTCTTCATTTTTTCCTTGTGGATCTATTTTTACCGACATTTGTAATATATTGCTTAGTAATAATTCAAGTTTTTGTGTGGTTGTTGAAAATACCTTATTACACGAATACGCTTTATAACAAATATTGCCTTCCAAATCCATCCAAATAGAGATATCATTACTATACATCTCTTTAAAGAAATCTTTAGAGCGGGATTCTTCTTCACTTTTAGTTTTCATCATATTATTGAAATCAAATACAACAATATTTTTAGCAGTTGATTCGTATGTTCTAAAGTCATCTTTACGTTTATAATAATGCCCATAAAAATGCGTATTGTCTTCTAATATTAAAATTGGATCATTTTTGCGCTGACACTCCAGCCATTCTTTCTTTTCTTTTTCTTCTTTTTCTCTTTTTTCTCGCTCCCTTTTTTCATCTTCAAGCCTAGCCTCAGCCCTTGCTCTATGCCAATTAGCAATAGTAGTTGTTGGAATTTCTATTGTATTGTTTTTTATTATTTCGGCACTCTTTTCCTCTTGTTTTAACTCAGTTTGTTCTTGTTTAAACTCATCTTGCTCTTGCTTAACAAAAGTTTGCTTTTGATTTATTGCTTCTCCTTGTTGACTACCTGCTACATAATTTATAAATCGTTTAAAGATATTTATTTTGTTTTCCGTTATATTATTACCATCTAGTGTAGAGTTTTCGTTTATATCTTTATTTTCCATTTTCTAATCTTCTTTCTTAGAACTATAAGTTTAAGACAACTTAATAAAAAAGTCGTACCCAAAGTCGTACCCAAACCAAAAATTTGCTATTTTTTAAAGTTTTCTTAAAGTGCTTGAAAGTATGATTTTAAGGGGATGGTGCGGACGAGAGGACTTGAACCTCCACAGCTTGCGCCACTAGATCCTAAGTCTAGCGTGTCTGCCAATTTCACCACGTCCGCATAACAATAACAAGGAATTCCAGAATTCCCAAAAGTGGTACGCCCAAGAGGATTCGAACCTCTGGCCTACGGCTTAGAAGGCCGTTGCTCTATCCAGCTGAGCTATGAGCGCATAGAAAAAGCCTGTCCAAGACGCTAAATGGTGCGTCAGGCAGGAGTCGAACCCGCAACCTACAGATCCGAAGTCTGTCGCTCTATCCAGTTGAGCTACTAACGCATAGATGGGGTGAGTAGTGGGAATCGAACCCACGACCCTCAGGACCACAATCTGATGCTCTAACCGACTGAGCTACACTCACCATGGTCGGGGCGAAAGGATTCGAACCTTCGGCCCTCTGGTCCCAAACCAGATGCGCTAACCAGACTGCGCTACGCCCCGTTTATACGAGTGTCGCTTCTATCAAATGTCTTCTGTCTTTCAAAAAGAACTGGAATTATACAAGAGCTATTATTAAATTTCGCTTAAAAAATAAAAGTTTTTTACCAAAAAACTTATATTTTTTGCTGTATTTTAAAAAATCTTAAAAAAATACTAAATTATTTAATATTTCTACCGATCTGCCACGCATGAGTGATATCACAATCGGCGGGTCAATCTACAATGTTTCTGTACCCCTAAAAAGCAAGTTAACCACGCTAAAACAACGCCAGCAAGAAGCCAGCGCACAGCTTGCCTCACAAGGGTTTGGGGCTACTGATGCCAAAACTCAGGCGATAATAGAGCAGCTAAATGCGCAAATCAAGGTGCTTGAAAAGCAGCTTAGCGTCGTAAATCAGCACATCAGGCAGGTCATGGGCATGAAAGATGATAGCAAAGATGAGTTTGATGTAAGCAATGGCGATATGCTAAACGCAAAGCTTGCTAGCGACGAGCTTGATCGTGGGCGAGGCGAGCTTGGCAGTGTGCTAGCAAGCAGCGCTACAAATAATGCTAGTATAAAAATAGAAAGCCTTAGCGCAAGTAGCGTAGATACTAGCGTGGGCGAGGCAGATGCTAGCGCAGATACTAGCAGTGCTGGCGGGGGATTTAGCTTTAATGCTGCTGCTAGCAAGCTTGCCGGGCTTGTTAGCCTTGATCCAGCAAATCTACCTGATAACACAAAAGAGCAAAAACTTCAAAAGCTAACCGCCCAAAAAACGATGATAGAAAATCAAATCAGCGAAATAGAAAGTAAAATAAACTCTTTGCTAAGTGGCGGACTAAACGCTTTAGCTTAGGAATTCTAGAATTCCTAAGCTAAAATCTAGAATTCCTAGTGTTTTTGGTTTTTCTTTTTTCTTGGGGGTGCGGGGGTTTTCTTTTTTGGCTAAAATCTAGAATTCCTAAGTCTAATTCTAGAATTTTCTAGCGGAATTTCTTAGGAATTCTAGAATTCCTAATGAAAAAAATCTAGAATTTCATATATTTTTGCCCTGTTGTGATTTGTGTGTGTGGTTTATAGTGTCGCATTTTGTCGGTGGTGCTTGCGGTGCTGTGTTTTGTGAGTGGTTGCTCTCTAGCTCTCAAAGATTACAAAGTAAAATATCGTAAATAATATTTATACTCTTTTGGGGAATTTAAAAATTGCTTAAGTTTTTGGTTTTCTTTTTTTTTGGGGTGCGGGGGTATTTTTAGCCCTAGGAATTCTAAAATTCCTAGGATAAAAATTTAGAATTCCTAGCTTCGGTCGCTTTGCTCCCTCGCAATGACGCAGGGAATTCTAAATTTTAGTGGGGTTTTAAGGGTGGTGTCCTAAAGGTTTAGAGCGTAGCCCTTATAAAAAGCAGCGGGGCAAACCCCACTAAAGCGAGCAAAAATTTAGAATTTCTAAAATAAATTTAGAATTCCCTAAGCCTTGTGTCATTCCCCGACCCCTTCGGGGGGGGGGGATCTCATCACAAAATAAGGATCCCCCAAAGGGGCTAGGGGATAACATAGTAGGGAATTTAGAATTCCTAGCTTCGGTCGCTTTGCTCTCTCGCAATGACGCAGGGAATTCTAAAATTCTTTGTGATGAGATCCCCCGATCAAGTCGGGGGATGACAAAAAACGTAAGTCAGGGATGACACAAGGCTTAGGGAATTCTAGAATTTTCGTCATTGCGAGCGAAGCGAAGCAATCTCTAGGAATTCTAAATTCATCCTTAGAAATTCTAAATTTATCCTTAGGAATTCTAGATTTTATCTAGGAATTCTAAAATTTTTGCTCGCTTTTAGGCTAGATAAATCTAGCTCGCAAATTTTATAAGGGCTGCGTCCTAAACCCTTAGGGGATGTCGCCCCTAAAACCTCGCTAAAATTTAGAATTCTCTTGCTTTATCTGCGTTTCTGGGGGTGCGGGGGTATTTTTATTAGGAATTCTAGTTTAGGGAATTCTAGTTTAAGGAATTCTAGTTTAAGGAATTTTAGATTAAGGAATTCTCTTTGGGAATTTTAGTTTAGGGAATTCTCTTTGGGAATTCTAGTTTAAGAATTCTAGTTTAAGGAATTCTAGAATTCCTAGGTAAAATACCCCCTGACCCCCAAAACTAGAATTCCTAAAAAAATCTACTGTGCTAAAATCTCTTTTATCTGTTTTATGCGTTTTTCATCGCTTGGGTGAGTGGAGAAAAAATCATTTCCGCTGCTTTTGTTTGCGCTCATTTTTTGCCAAAAGCTAAGCGCATAGCGTGGGTCGTATCCAGCTTTTATCATAAGCTGGACGCCGTATTTATCTGCCTCTAGCTCGTGGCTGCGGCTGTATGGTAGCATGACAAGGGCGTTTGAGCCTATGCTAAAGGCGTTATTTGCGATATTTGCGTATTTTGGGGCGGCTGCTTGCATGATGATGGCTAGCACGAGCCCTGTGCTAGAGCGCACGCTATTCATCGAGCTACGCTCTGCGCCGTGGCGTAGCAGTGCGTGAGCAGTCTCGTGGCCTAGCACGGTGGCTAGCTCGTCGTCGTTTGAGATTATCTGCATTAGCCCTGTGTAGACAAAGACCTTGCCGCCTGGCAGGCAAAAGGCGTTTTTGCTCTTATCATTTATGAGATAAAACTCCCATTTAAACTCTGGCTTACCAGCAGCGAGTGAGATTTTTTTGCCTACTCTATAGAGTATGGCAAGCATGGCTGGGTCGTGGCTGATATTTGCTTTTTTTAGTATTTCATCTCTTGCTTGCTCGCCGATGCGAAGTTCTTCGCTCTCATTCATTAGCATGACTTGGCTTCTGCCAGTTTGCGTAGTGCTCACACAGCCGCCAAAGCCCAAAATAACAGCAAAAAGTAAAATAATTTTAAACACCTTCATGCTCTTAGCTTTAAACTTAATCAATCTTTAACACGCTTAAAAATGCCTCTTGCGGCAGAGCTACCTTGCCTATTGCCTTCATGCGCTTTTTGCCTTCTTTTTGCTTTTCAAGCAGTTTGCGCTTTCTTGTGATATCGCCGCCGTAGCATTTGGCAGTTACATTTTTGCCTACTGATTTTACGGTTTCTCTTGCGATGATTTTTGAGCCAATGCTAGCTTGGATAGCTACTTCAAAAAGCTGTCTTGGCACGATTTCTTTCATAGCTTTTACTAAGTCTCTGCCTTTGCTAAACGCATTTTGCTCAGGCACTATGATGCTTAGAGCGTCTACTATCTCGCCAGCTACTCTTATATCAAGCTTTACAAGGCGTCCGCTTTGATACCCACAAGGCTCATAATCAAAGCTTGCATAGCCTTTTGTCGCAGATTTTAGCTTGTCGTAAAAGTCCATTACTATTTCATTTAGTGGAATTTCATACTCTAAAAGCACACGCTCAGGCGTGATATAGTCCATTTTCTTTTGATTGCCACGGCGGTTTGAGATTAGCGTGATGATTGAGCCTACAAACTCAGCCGGCGTGATAATGGTCGCCTTTACATAAGGCTCTAAAATTTCAGCGATATTATTTACTGGCGGTAGCTCGCTAGGGTTTTGGACATTTAAAGATCCGCCATCAGTGGTCTTTACTATGTAGGTCACAGTTGGCGCAGTGGCTATCAAATCTAGATTAAACTCACGCTCCAAGCGCTCTTTGATAACCTCCATGTGAAGTAAGCCCAAAAATCCCACACGAAAGCCAAAGCCAAGCGCAGCCGAACTCTCAGGTTCGTAGCTAATAGAACTATCATTTAGTTTTAGCTTTTCAAGCGCATCTCTGAGTTCTTCAAAGCGGTCAGTATCAATAGGATAAAGCCCAGCAAAGACAAACTGCTTTGCACCCTCAAAGCCTGAAATCGGCTCTGCGGCTTTGTTGCTAGCTAGCGTTATAGTATCGCCTACTGCGATTTGGCTTACGGTTTTTAGTCCCATTACGACTATTGCGATTTCGCCAGCCTTTATGCTTTTGGTTTTTTGCGGTGCTATTGGGTGCGGATAAAGTAGATCTAGCACAGGGTATTTTTGCGCTGAGCCCATTATATAGGCTTCATCGCCAGTTTTTAAGCAGCCCTCAAAAACACGCACAAGAGCCAAAGCTCCAAGATAATTATCAAACCAGCTATCATAAATTAACGCTTTTAGCGGTTTATTCTCATCGCTCGGGCCGATTTGCTCTTTTTGACTGTTTTTTGGATCTGGAATTCGCTCGCAAATTGCGCCAAGTAGCTCATCAATGCCAAGACCACTTTTTGCACTCACGCAGATAGCCTCGCTACAATCAATGCCGATGATATGCTCTATTTCATCTTTTATTCGCTCTGGATCAGCTTGTGGCAGATCAATTTTATTTAGCACTGGGATTATAGTTAGGTCGTGTTCTATGGCTGTGTAGACATTTGCAATGGTTTGAGCCTGCACGCCTTGGCTAGCATCTACTACTAGAAGTGCTCCCTCGCAGCTTGCTAGAGAGCGAGAGACCTCGTAGCTAAAATCCACATGCCCTGGGGTGTCAATGAGATTTAGTATGTATTCATCGCCCTTGTGCGTGTATTTTAGTCGCACGGACTGCGCTTTTATGGTGATCCCACGCTCACGCTCTATATCCATATTATCTAGTAGCTGCGAGCTCATTTGGCGATCACTCACAGCCCCACAAGTGCTGATAATGCGATCAGCTAAGGTGCTTTTGCCGTGGTCAATGTGTGCTATTATGCTAAAATTGCGAATTTTACTCATTTTTGTCCTTTAAAAGCGCAATTATAGCAGATTTTTCTAGAATTCCCTAGATTTTATCAAAGCTCAGTGCTAGTTAGAACTCGCTAGGGAATTCTAGAATTCCTAAAAGACGCAACCCCCAGAAAAAAATTCGCTAGGGAATTCTAGAATTCCTTAAAAAATCTGCTAAAATTAGCAAAACTTTTTAAAGGACAATAAATGAAAAAGATTTTTAGCTTGTTTTTTGCGGCTGTGGTGGCTGTGATATTCTCTGCTTGCGCAGCAAAGACTACGATCGATCTGCCAGCGCAAAATAGCGTCAAAAGCGGCATTCTTGGGCGAAATATCAGCCTTAGCGTAAGCGATCTAAGGGATGATAAAATCACAATCGGCGTGCTAAAAAACTCTGATGGAGATATCACAAGTCGCATTTCTACTAGCTCCCCGCTTGAGGCTTGGATGAAAAATGCTCTCACTGCTGAGCTTGCAAAGCGTGATATAGCAGTGGTTGATGAGATGCCTGATTTTAGCGTAAATGTAAATATTGATAAATTCCAAAGCGAGATTTTTGGCATAGGCACTAAGAATATGCACGCAAACTCGCAAATAACAATCATCGCAAACTTTGGCGATAGAAGCGTAAAAAAGACCTTAAACGAGCCGGTGATTAGCTTTGCTCCGCTACCTACTTTAAAAAGCCTTGAGCCTTTTGTCATAGAGACTTTAAGCGAGCTAGCAAGTCGCTGCGCTGCTGAAATAGCAAGTATAAACTAAAATGCGCTGCTTGGGGTGCGGGAGATTTTGCCTTAGGCTGCTTTGTGCTACTTGCCAAAATATCCTAAGCTCATATACGCTAAAATCTAGGCTAGTTGATGGGCTAGAAGTCTTTTATTTCTATGCTTATAGCGAGATTTCAGCCTTGCTTGGCACCAAGCACAAGCTTTGTGGCTCTGGGGTTTTTAAAGCCCTTTGCCAGCTTAGTATTTCACGCTTTGCGCAGAGCTTTTATCTGCCTAGTGAGCCACTTATTCACGCTATTGCTCTAGATGATAATGTAAAAAGCGGCTACTCTCACTCAGCAATCATCGCAAAAGCCCTAAAAAACGCTCAAATCTCGCCTTTGCCAAATGCTCTAAAAGCTATGAGCGAGGTCAAATACGCTGGCAAAAGCCTAGAATATCGCCAAAAAAATCCTAGAAATTTTAAGCTTTTAAAGCCTTTAAAAGCGCCTGTTATCCTAGTAGATGACATCATCACAACAGGGCTTAGTATGAAAGAGGCAAAAGAATGTGTGCAAAATGCTGGTGGGGAGGTGCTCTTTGGCATTGTCCTAGCTGATGCTAGGGAGTGAGTTTATTTTTTAGTTTGGTTGGGTTTTTATAGGCTGGCTTGCGCATTTATTGTGCTAAAATCACAGCTTGAGAGCCCATCGCCTTTTAAAATTTTTCGCACCATTTTTCTGCGGCGGCTGCCTTGAAAAATCGGCACGAAAAATTTTAAATCACTGCCGCAAACGGCTCTCCACGGCTAGTCTGTGCTGTGCTTTTAACACACTAAACGCGCAATCTTGGAGCCTTGTTTTTAACTGCCGCTACCGCGAAGTTTAAAGGGCAGCGCAAATCTAGAATTCCTAAGCATAATTTTCTAGGAATTCTAGAATTCTTAAGCATAAATCTAGAATTCCTAAGACTAAAAATACCACAAATTTTAGTGTGGTTTTAGGGGCGGCAGTCCCTAAGGATTTAGGGCGTAGCCCTTATAAAATTTGCGGGGCTGGCTTGCCCCACTAAAGCGAGCAAAAATCTAGAATTCCAAGGATAAATTTAGAATTCCTTAAAGATTGCTTCGCAAGCCCAGCAATGGCGCAGGGAATTCTAGAATTCCTAACATATTTTAAACTAAAATTTAGCTTAAATGTTACTTTTCGCTACACTGGCAAATAAAATTTAAACTTTTTAGCTAGTAAATGCTAAGTAAATTGCTATAATTCGCCAAAATAAAAAAAGGAGAATAAATGCAAAATTCCCAAGTGCCAGTAGATAAAAAGACCAATTTGGTTCAAATCTACGGACTTTTTATCGGTATAATCGCAGCTATTGCTGTGTATTATCTCATGCCTAGCAATGCTGGCGAGGTAGCCCAAGCAGCTGCTGGGGCAAAAAAGCTAAACACAAATGGTATCGCCATAGTAGCGGCTGTGGCTGTGCTAATGGGTATTTGGTGGATGACAGAGGCTATTGCTTTGCCTGCTACTGCCCTACTTCCTATGGTGCTATTTCCTATCCTTGGTGTTGATACGTTTAAAAGTGCGGTTACGCCGTATGCTAGCGATACGATTTTTCTATTTATGGGAGGCTTTGTGCTTGCCCTTGCTATGCAAAAGTGGAACCTGCACATACGCATAGCCCTTGGAATCGTGCTACTAATCGGCACTAGCCCTAAGCGGCTTATAGCTGGATTTATGGTAGCAACTGGCTTTATCTCTATGTGGGTTAGCAATACAGCAACTGCTGTAATGATGCTGCCTGTGGGTCTAAGCGTGCTATATCTAGTAGAAAAACTAGTAGGCAACGCAAATATCCCACAATCAGCCAGCGTAGAGGCTACGCAGGTGCTAGATGATGATGCTGTGCGCCAAAGCACGCAAGGTGGTGCGATGAATGCCATCATGCATAAAGGCAAAGATGTAGTCCAAGAGGTAAAAGACAAAACAAAAGCCTTTCGCTCAAACTTTGGCATTGCGCTTATGCTAGGCATTGCTTACGCTGCATCTCTTGGCTCGCTTGGCACACTAATAGGCACACCACCAAATGCGATTTTGCTAGGAAATATGAAAGATATGGGAATTGAAATCGGCTTTGGCGAGTGGATGCTAATGGGCGTTCCGCTTAGCATAGTGCTACTAGCTGCGTGCTGGGCACTGCTAGTATATGTGCTATTTCCACCTGAGATAAAAGAAATCCCAGGCGGCAAAGAGGTTATAAGAGCTGAACTTGCTAAGCTTGGTTCATTTAGCACGCCTGAAAAGCTTGTGGCTATTGTGTTCTTTTTAGCAGCGTTTTGCTGGGTTTTCCTTGGCTTTATCTTTAAAAGCTATGGTATCAAAATCGGCTCTCTTGATTCAATAATAGCAATGAGCGTGGCAATAATATTATTTATCATCCCAGCAAACAGCAGCGGCGAGCGTCTAATAGACTGGAATACAGCAAAACACCTGCCGTGGGATATTTTGCTACTATTTGGAGGCGGTCTAGCTCTCTCAGCGCAGTTCGGCAAAACCGGTCTTAGCCTATGGATAGGCGAACAAGTAAGCAGCCTTAGCGTGCTACCTATGGTTATAGTGATACTAGCAGTTACTGCGCTTGTTATTTTCTTAACAGAAATCACATCAAATACAGCCACCGCAGCTGCTTTTATCCCTGTAATCATAGGCGTAGCAGGCGGACTTGGATATACAGAGCATAATGTTCTACTTTTTGCTATACCAGTAGCTTTGGCTGCGACTTGTGCCTTTATGCTACCAGTGGCAACTCCGCCAAATGCCATAGCCTACGGCTCAGGATATGTGCGGATAAAGGATATGATAAAAGCTGGTTTTTGGCTAAATATCATCTCAATTTTCTTAATCACAGCTATCGTGATGACTATAGGCACAGCGGTATTTGATCTAAAATACTAAAATGCCTAAGCCTTAGGAATTCTAGAATTCTAGAATTCCTAACTTTAAATTTAATTTATTTATGATAAAATCTAGCCCTAAAAGTAAATTTATGGGGCAAATATGCAAAAATACGAAGGTTACGAGAGCCTGATTTTACAATGCGAAACACTACTTGATGAGTGTGAGAT
This DNA window, taken from Campylobacter magnus, encodes the following:
- a CDS encoding DUF932 domain-containing protein, encoding MIIQPLTNQELEKLAPSLFTAEPCFEASDKYHFISTISVVDEIRSYGWYPVSASESSVRDEAKEGFQQHCVRFRQLDDFLNPGQNVLELLLFNSHDRSKKFSISAGIYRFVCANGLVVADSVFESYDIKHIGDKENEVKNAVDNIVKAKEKIMDKITLFENTMLNESEKESFARASIPLRFEKHLQVNYKDLLEPHRISDDKNDLYTVFNTIQEHLIRGNLSGINKITGRRFTSKEIKSISSDAQINKSLWQMAENIAKIKQSQAA
- a CDS encoding DNA-binding protein translates to MEIFANYDELLPKGILFSIKEIDDMGLIKSDMLKKLIYNREIEVVKVGTKNFISRSVLILFLKKNTLPALK
- a CDS encoding M48 family metallopeptidase yields the protein MKVFKIILLFAVILGFGGCVSTTQTGRSQVMLMNESEELRIGEQARDEILKKANISHDPAMLAILYRVGKKISLAAGKPEFKWEFYLINDKSKNAFCLPGGKVFVYTGLMQIISNDDELATVLGHETAHALLRHGAERSSMNSVRSSTGLVLAIIMQAAAPKYANIANNAFSIGSNALVMLPYSRSHELEADKYGVQLMIKAGYDPRYALSFWQKMSANKSSGNDFFSTHPSDEKRIKQIKEILAQ
- the lepA gene encoding translation elongation factor 4, whose protein sequence is MSKIRNFSIIAHIDHGKSTLADRIISTCGAVSDRQMSSQLLDNMDIERERGITIKAQSVRLKYTHKGDEYILNLIDTPGHVDFSYEVSRSLASCEGALLVVDASQGVQAQTIANVYTAIEHDLTIIPVLNKIDLPQADPERIKDEIEHIIGIDCSEAICVSAKSGLGIDELLGAICERIPDPKNSQKEQIGPSDENKPLKALIYDSWFDNYLGALALVRVFEGCLKTGDEAYIMGSAQKYPVLDLLYPHPIAPQKTKSIKAGEIAIVVMGLKTVSQIAVGDTITLASNKAAEPISGFEGAKQFVFAGLYPIDTDRFEELRDALEKLKLNDSSISYEPESSAALGFGFRVGFLGLLHMEVIKERLEREFNLDLIATAPTVTYIVKTTDGGSLNVQNPSELPPVNNIAEILEPYVKATIITPAEFVGSIITLISNRRGNQKKMDYITPERVLLEYEIPLNEIVMDFYDKLKSATKGYASFDYEPCGYQSGRLVKLDIRVAGEIVDALSIIVPEQNAFSKGRDLVKAMKEIVPRQLFEVAIQASIGSKIIARETVKSVGKNVTAKCYGGDITRKRKLLEKQKEGKKRMKAIGKVALPQEAFLSVLKID
- a CDS encoding YajG family lipoprotein, coding for MKKIFSLFFAAVVAVIFSACAAKTTIDLPAQNSVKSGILGRNISLSVSDLRDDKITIGVLKNSDGDITSRISTSSPLEAWMKNALTAELAKRDIAVVDEMPDFSVNVNIDKFQSEIFGIGTKNMHANSQITIIANFGDRSVKKTLNEPVISFAPLPTLKSLEPFVIETLSELASRCAAEIASIN
- a CDS encoding ComF family protein translates to MRCLGCGRFCLRLLCATCQNILSSYTLKSRLVDGLEVFYFYAYSEISALLGTKHKLCGSGVFKALCQLSISRFAQSFYLPSEPLIHAIALDDNVKSGYSHSAIIAKALKNAQISPLPNALKAMSEVKYAGKSLEYRQKNPRNFKLLKPLKAPVILVDDIITTGLSMKEAKECVQNAGGEVLFGIVLADARE
- a CDS encoding SLC13 family permease; translation: MQNSQVPVDKKTNLVQIYGLFIGIIAAIAVYYLMPSNAGEVAQAAAGAKKLNTNGIAIVAAVAVLMGIWWMTEAIALPATALLPMVLFPILGVDTFKSAVTPYASDTIFLFMGGFVLALAMQKWNLHIRIALGIVLLIGTSPKRLIAGFMVATGFISMWVSNTATAVMMLPVGLSVLYLVEKLVGNANIPQSASVEATQVLDDDAVRQSTQGGAMNAIMHKGKDVVQEVKDKTKAFRSNFGIALMLGIAYAASLGSLGTLIGTPPNAILLGNMKDMGIEIGFGEWMLMGVPLSIVLLAACWALLVYVLFPPEIKEIPGGKEVIRAELAKLGSFSTPEKLVAIVFFLAAFCWVFLGFIFKSYGIKIGSLDSIIAMSVAIILFIIPANSSGERLIDWNTAKHLPWDILLLFGGGLALSAQFGKTGLSLWIGEQVSSLSVLPMVIVILAVTALVIFLTEITSNTATAAAFIPVIIGVAGGLGYTEHNVLLFAIPVALAATCAFMLPVATPPNAIAYGSGYVRIKDMIKAGFWLNIISIFLITAIVMTIGTAVFDLKY